The Triticum aestivum cultivar Chinese Spring chromosome 3A, IWGSC CS RefSeq v2.1, whole genome shotgun sequence genome includes a region encoding these proteins:
- the LOC123059895 gene encoding E3 ubiquitin-protein ligase SINA-like 7 isoform X2, which yields MDGSNSNKRRDEAPREGDRWMDVRILKETLDCTVCFEHFRTEIYQCSVGHFICSSCRDKILDKKCPTCSIKTSFKRCFGMEHVVQSVAFPCSNAKYGCREGHAYYQKEGHEQTSHIMGRWLSA from the exons ATGGACGGCAGTAACTCCAATAAGAGGAGAGATGAAGCTCCGAGAGAGGGAGACCGCTGGATGGACGTCAGAATACTGAAGGAGACCCTTGACTGCACAGTCTGCTTCGAGCACTTCAGGACTGAGATTTATCAG TGTTCTGTTGGGCATTTCATATGCTCGTCTTGCCGCGACAAGATACTGGACAAGAAGTGCCCCACATGCTCTATCAAAACTTCCTTCAAGCGCTGCTTTGGGATGGAACATGTCGTCCAGTCGGTCGCATTTCCTTGCTCCAATGCCAAGTATGGATGCAGAGAGGGTCACGCATACTATCAGAAAGAAGGACATGAGCAG ACCTCCCATATCATGGGACGGTGGCTCTCCGCTTAG
- the LOC123059895 gene encoding E3 ubiquitin-protein ligase SINA-like 7 isoform X1: MDGSNSNKRRDEAPREGDRWMDVRILKETLDCTVCFEHFRTEIYQCSVGHFICSSCRDKILDKKCPTCSIKTSFKRCFGMEHVVQSVAFPCSNAKYGCREGHAYYQKEGHEQVCPYGPCFCPASDCSFTGLTHELLDHLTIYHMSPCTDLPYHGTVALRLEPGIHVLAPRNKGNNHFFMLNMEPERLGYAISVVCVQPNATEPKFTCSMSYDCSGTGYCGSASCQIKSSTLSDGLPTDYDLIPPKRKISGDRKFIMLRITIHQASSVSKSHVKGKGLTSTPLTLFPRRSDDDGDIVCRSCIEGKCPTSSQKLLFPDYSSDDDDDVPSRFERALKRVSLLD, from the exons ATGGACGGCAGTAACTCCAATAAGAGGAGAGATGAAGCTCCGAGAGAGGGAGACCGCTGGATGGACGTCAGAATACTGAAGGAGACCCTTGACTGCACAGTCTGCTTCGAGCACTTCAGGACTGAGATTTATCAG TGTTCTGTTGGGCATTTCATATGCTCGTCTTGCCGCGACAAGATACTGGACAAGAAGTGCCCCACATGCTCTATCAAAACTTCCTTCAAGCGCTGCTTTGGGATGGAACATGTCGTCCAGTCGGTCGCATTTCCTTGCTCCAATGCCAAGTATGGATGCAGAGAGGGTCACGCATACTATCAGAAAGAAGGACATGAGCAGGTATGCCCGTATGGCCCATGCTTCTGCCCAGCGTCCGACTGCAGCTTCACTGGGCTGACACACGAGCTCCTGGACCATCTCACCATCTATCACATGTCTCCATGTACAGACCTCCCATATCATGGGACGGTGGCTCTCCGCTTAGAACCGGGCATACATGTTCTGGCACCCCGCAACAAGGGCAACAACCATTTTTTCATGCTCAACATGGAGCCAGAGCGTCTTGGATATGCTATCTCAGTCGTCTGCGTCCAACCTAATGCTACGGAACCCAAGTTCACATGTAGTATGAGTTATGACTGCTCTGGGACAGGTTATTGTGGAAGTGCAAGTTGCCAAATAAAAAGCTCTACACTCTCTGATGGGCTACCGACGGACTACGACTTAATTCCACCCAAGAGAAAGATTTCTGGTGATCGAAAATTTATCATGCTCAGAATCACCATTCATCAAGCTTCAAGTGTCAGCAAATCCCATGTTAAAGGAAAGGGCCTGACTTCCACTCCATTGACCCTGTTTCCTCGTCGTTCTGATGATGATGGCGATATAGTCTGCAGATCCTGTATTGAAGGAAAGTGCCCGACTTCCTCTCAAAAGCTACTGTTTCCTGATTATTCttctgatgacgatgatgatgtgccTTCAAGATTCGAGCGTGCTCTCAAACGGGTGTCCCTGCTTGATTAA